From a region of the Cognatiyoonia koreensis genome:
- a CDS encoding trimethylamine methyltransferase family protein, which produces MSEAAVKAGRRGRGGGGAARRAERTAVSIETAKYISRNIPNYEVLDDAALDLIEINAETILAEIGVNFVDNPEALERWKAAGAEIDGERVRIPRGLARKLCSTAPATYTQHARNPERSVVVGGKNLVLAPVYGPPFVRDAEGGRRYATMADFEKFVKLGYMSKWLHHSGGTVCEPTDVAVNKRHLDMLLTHMIYSDKPFMGSVTEPSRAQDSIEMCEILFGKDFVRDNTVMTSLININSPLTFDSIMMGALEVFAKNNQASIISPFIVGGAMAPVTIAGTLTQVYAEVLAGIAYAQIIRPGAPVVFGTFVTSIDMNSGAPTFGTPEASHITYGAGQLARRLGVPYRSAGSFCGSKLPDAQAAYETANSLQMGLLSGVNFMLHACGWLEGGLVASFEKFVMDADQLGTLHQFAKGVDLSENGQAMDAIEEVGPGGHYLGCAHTQANFKSAFWRSDVFDYKPFETWDEEGARDTQMLATARVARMLDTYQQPPLDPEIEARLRAYVADKKASMPDSFT; this is translated from the coding sequence ATGTCAGAAGCAGCAGTCAAAGCCGGTCGTCGCGGGCGCGGAGGAGGCGGGGCGGCCCGCCGTGCAGAGCGCACGGCTGTCAGCATCGAGACAGCGAAGTATATTTCGCGCAATATCCCAAACTACGAGGTTCTGGATGACGCCGCGCTGGACCTGATTGAAATCAACGCCGAGACGATTCTGGCTGAAATCGGGGTCAACTTTGTTGATAACCCCGAAGCGCTTGAACGCTGGAAAGCCGCCGGTGCGGAAATCGATGGCGAGCGCGTGCGCATCCCGCGCGGATTGGCCCGCAAGCTGTGTAGCACGGCACCCGCCACATATACCCAGCACGCCCGAAATCCCGAACGCAGCGTTGTCGTGGGTGGCAAGAACCTCGTCCTCGCTCCGGTCTACGGCCCGCCGTTTGTGCGCGATGCCGAAGGTGGTCGCCGCTATGCAACGATGGCGGATTTCGAGAAGTTCGTGAAGCTGGGCTATATGTCAAAGTGGCTGCACCATTCGGGCGGCACCGTCTGCGAGCCGACGGACGTGGCGGTGAACAAGCGCCATCTGGATATGCTGCTGACCCACATGATTTATAGCGACAAGCCGTTCATGGGGTCTGTTACCGAACCTTCCCGCGCGCAGGATTCCATCGAGATGTGCGAAATTCTGTTCGGCAAGGATTTCGTGCGCGACAACACTGTGATGACGTCGCTGATCAACATCAACTCGCCCCTGACATTTGATTCCATCATGATGGGTGCGCTTGAGGTGTTTGCGAAAAACAATCAGGCGAGCATCATCAGCCCGTTTATCGTCGGCGGCGCGATGGCCCCTGTGACGATTGCCGGCACGCTGACGCAGGTTTACGCAGAGGTTTTGGCTGGCATCGCATATGCGCAGATCATCAGACCCGGCGCGCCGGTAGTCTTTGGAACGTTTGTGACTTCGATCGACATGAATTCCGGCGCACCGACATTCGGAACGCCCGAGGCATCGCACATCACGTATGGGGCAGGGCAGCTTGCCCGCCGGCTTGGCGTGCCTTATCGCAGCGCGGGATCATTCTGTGGATCAAAGCTGCCTGACGCGCAGGCGGCTTATGAAACGGCGAACAGCTTGCAGATGGGCCTGTTATCCGGTGTCAATTTCATGCTTCACGCCTGTGGCTGGCTGGAGGGCGGTCTGGTCGCATCCTTCGAGAAATTCGTGATGGATGCGGACCAGCTTGGGACGCTGCACCAGTTTGCCAAGGGCGTCGACCTGTCCGAAAACGGGCAGGCGATGGACGCCATCGAAGAGGTCGGCCCAGGTGGGCACTATCTTGGTTGCGCCCATACGCAGGCGAACTTCAAATCGGCGTTCTGGCGGTCTGACGTGTTTGACTACAAACCGTTCGAGACCTGGGACGAAGAGGGTGCACGCGACACCCAGATGTTAGCCACGGCCC